In the genome of Thermoplasmata archaeon, one region contains:
- a CDS encoding NADH-quinone oxidoreductase subunit A gives MVSRFLRPEKPTEWMEQTYECGSEPIGEAHVQFRFQYYTFALIFVVFDLVATFLLIWAIAFSGLSATAQLMMIIFFGIMVLGVAYSLKKEAEVWI, from the coding sequence TTGGTATCGAGGTTCCTTAGGCCTGAGAAACCCACAGAGTGGATGGAGCAGACCTATGAGTGCGGTTCGGAGCCTATCGGAGAAGCGCACGTGCAGTTCAGATTCCAGTACTACACGTTCGCTCTTATCTTCGTCGTCTTCGACTTAGTAGCGACTTTCCTCCTGATCTGGGCAATCGCCTTCTCAGGATTGAGCGCTACCGCTCAGCTCATGATGATCATCTTCTTCGGAATCATGGTCCTCGGAGTGGCATACTCTCTCAAAAAGGAGGCAGAAGTATGGATATGA
- a CDS encoding ribulose 1,5-bisphosphate carboxylase large subunit: MDSYLHLGEPVDPDKYVVCKYRVTTDLPMEKAAEAIAAEQSTGTWTGISTLDKDIFDSLGARVVDISGDEIIVEFPTEDFSIEVGAVPQILSVIAGNLFGLGALKGVRLEDVTFPKEILNQFKGPKFGADGIRKALDRPEKPLVGTIVKPKIGLNPKKTAEYVYEAGSGGLTNSKDDETLVDQAFCPIEDRTIAVAEALDRLESEGHKMMHAINVSTRGDRIVELAEKVQSWGARELMVDVITCGFGAVQALAEDPSIKVPIHVHRTMHGAFTKDPLHGVAMLPLTKLTRMCGGDALHIGTLGVGKMSGSTKEDSNLTACLGNDVPYKTVMPVCSGGVYPGIVEAIVKKAGNNVQIQAGGGVAGHPGGVRAGAMGMSQAVDAAFLGIPKEEYAKDHKELAVALETWGSK; this comes from the coding sequence ATGGATTCATATCTGCATCTTGGAGAGCCGGTGGACCCGGACAAGTACGTTGTTTGCAAATACCGCGTGACGACAGACCTACCGATGGAGAAGGCGGCGGAGGCGATAGCGGCAGAACAGTCCACAGGGACATGGACCGGAATCTCCACTCTGGACAAGGACATATTCGATTCCCTGGGAGCAAGAGTCGTGGACATCTCCGGCGACGAGATCATAGTCGAATTCCCCACGGAGGACTTCAGCATCGAGGTCGGTGCCGTACCGCAGATCCTCAGCGTAATAGCCGGGAACCTGTTCGGTCTGGGAGCACTGAAGGGTGTGAGGTTGGAGGATGTGACGTTCCCCAAGGAGATCCTCAACCAGTTCAAGGGTCCGAAGTTCGGTGCCGACGGTATCAGGAAGGCCCTTGACCGTCCCGAGAAACCGTTGGTGGGAACTATAGTCAAGCCCAAGATCGGTCTCAATCCAAAAAAGACCGCGGAATACGTATACGAGGCCGGATCGGGAGGGCTCACTAACTCCAAGGACGACGAGACCCTGGTCGACCAGGCGTTCTGCCCGATAGAGGACAGGACGATTGCGGTCGCAGAGGCACTGGACAGGCTGGAGAGCGAGGGCCACAAGATGATGCACGCCATCAACGTCAGCACCCGCGGCGACAGGATCGTGGAGTTGGCGGAGAAGGTCCAGTCATGGGGTGCGAGGGAACTGATGGTCGATGTCATCACATGCGGATTCGGAGCCGTACAGGCTCTCGCAGAGGACCCGTCCATCAAGGTGCCCATCCATGTCCACAGGACCATGCACGGAGCATTCACCAAGGATCCGCTACACGGTGTCGCTATGCTCCCGCTCACGAAGCTGACCAGGATGTGCGGAGGAGATGCTCTGCACATAGGTACCCTCGGAGTCGGGAAGATGTCCGGCAGCACGAAGGAGGATTCGAACCTCACGGCATGCCTCGGGAACGATGTGCCCTATAAGACGGTCATGCCCGTATGTTCCGGCGGAGTCTACCCCGGAATAGTCGAGGCCATCGTGAAGAAGGCAGGGAACAACGTACAGATTCAGGCCGGAGGCGGTGTCGCAGGACACCCCGGAGGCGTCAGGGCAGGGGCCATGGGAATGAGTCAAGCTGTGGACGCCGCATTCCTGGGCATCCCCAAGGAGGAGTATGCCAAGGACCACAAGGAACTGGCCGTAGCACTTGAGACGTGGGGATCCAAATGA
- the proC gene encoding pyrroline-5-carboxylate reductase — protein MSSHIGFIGAGKMAEALIGGLIAKKVFSKDEIIACAPSQKTREHIETVYGVKTYAKAADMVKDADLIVLAVKPKNVPGLFEDEGVKIGKGKILISIVAGLSLEKMNRYVPDAKKVRVMPNHCCMVLEGAMGYTCDPTLKAADKKKIEKILSSVGLAVEVPESQMDAVTGIAGSSPAFLYMVIDAMADAGVLNGLSREQSIKLAAQSMLGAAKMVLETGKHPDQLRDEVCSPGGTTIVGVKILEDLGMRSAMSNAVDGTIAKSREMSQE, from the coding sequence ATGTCTAGCCATATCGGATTCATCGGTGCCGGGAAGATGGCAGAGGCCCTCATCGGAGGGCTGATCGCCAAGAAAGTGTTCTCGAAGGACGAGATCATCGCCTGCGCCCCGAGTCAGAAGACGAGAGAACACATCGAGACCGTCTACGGCGTCAAGACCTATGCGAAGGCCGCGGACATGGTGAAGGATGCGGACCTCATCGTGCTCGCCGTCAAGCCCAAGAACGTACCCGGACTGTTCGAGGACGAGGGCGTGAAGATAGGCAAAGGGAAGATCCTCATCAGCATCGTCGCCGGACTCTCGCTCGAGAAGATGAATCGTTATGTGCCAGACGCTAAAAAAGTTAGAGTTATGCCCAACCATTGCTGCATGGTCCTCGAAGGCGCCATGGGCTACACGTGCGATCCTACGCTGAAAGCGGCGGACAAGAAGAAGATAGAGAAGATTCTGTCCTCTGTAGGATTAGCGGTCGAGGTGCCCGAATCTCAGATGGATGCAGTGACGGGAATCGCAGGAAGCTCTCCCGCATTCCTCTATATGGTGATCGATGCCATGGCGGATGCAGGTGTCCTGAACGGCCTCAGCCGCGAGCAATCCATAAAATTGGCAGCACAGTCCATGCTCGGAGCGGCCAAGATGGTCCTGGAGACCGGAAAGCATCCGGATCAGCTCAGAGACGAGGTATGTTCACCCGGAGGAACCACAATCGTCGGAGTGAAGATACTCGAGGACCTCGGAATGCGCTCGGCCATGTCCAACGCAGTCGATGGGACGATAGCGAAATCCCGCGAGATGTCGCAGGAATGA
- a CDS encoding DUF1743 domain-containing protein produces the protein MVQILTPEEVQARTGRMFCKRFLTMVDEKSGKVQFIETCSSVGPAEWDAVNRRRTGGVIKSVKLKSTMLITTAEIGEGELRFGPVSQQLGAMGIKSIKIEGDEVRSTWYGMAGASVGIGACMPACPDVLRTEFPDDFKMGGGHTTHVDIITPKLVRVIIGIDDTDTKEKGATWVAGLKLGTQCPIGKFIEHKIVQLNPDAPNKTTNCCGTAVSFAVKESEIPALIEYAADFIRKESYSEDAIMTVFQGLEIPKSLADFGWDCKSILFKPEDAVKVAEENGVQIISLNGGTKGVIGAVAAIGCFDMGEKAAGVPQDFE, from the coding sequence ATGGTGCAGATACTGACGCCGGAAGAGGTACAGGCCAGGACAGGAAGGATGTTCTGCAAGCGCTTCCTGACGATGGTCGACGAGAAGAGCGGCAAGGTCCAGTTCATAGAGACATGCTCGTCCGTCGGTCCAGCGGAATGGGATGCGGTCAACAGGCGCCGTACAGGCGGTGTCATCAAGTCCGTGAAGCTGAAGTCCACCATGCTGATCACCACAGCGGAAATCGGCGAGGGGGAGCTCAGATTCGGTCCGGTCTCACAGCAGCTTGGCGCGATGGGTATCAAATCCATCAAGATCGAGGGTGACGAGGTCCGTTCCACATGGTACGGGATGGCAGGAGCATCCGTAGGGATCGGAGCATGCATGCCTGCATGCCCTGACGTCCTCCGCACCGAATTCCCCGACGATTTCAAGATGGGAGGCGGACACACCACCCACGTGGACATCATAACCCCTAAGCTGGTCCGTGTGATCATCGGTATCGACGATACCGATACGAAGGAGAAGGGGGCCACATGGGTCGCGGGACTCAAGCTCGGAACACAGTGCCCTATCGGCAAGTTCATCGAGCACAAGATCGTCCAGCTCAATCCCGATGCACCCAACAAGACGACGAACTGCTGCGGTACCGCAGTGTCCTTCGCCGTCAAGGAGTCGGAGATTCCGGCGCTCATCGAGTATGCTGCGGATTTCATCCGCAAAGAGAGCTATTCCGAAGATGCTATCATGACGGTCTTCCAGGGTCTGGAGATTCCCAAGAGCCTGGCGGATTTCGGGTGGGATTGCAAGAGCATCCTCTTCAAACCGGAGGATGCGGTCAAGGTAGCGGAAGAGAACGGGGTGCAGATCATCTCGCTCAACGGCGGGACCAAAGGCGTCATCGGCGCCGTGGCGGCCATAGGCTGCTTCGACATGGGCGAGAAGGCCGCAGGCGTTCCTCAAGACTTCGAGTGA
- a CDS encoding NADH-quinone oxidoreductase subunit B: MDMSLYPHAVAMSADEFMTWSDAIINDLLSTGTKKSVDKLTGPIWAWGMKNSMHPLHWGLACCALEMAAASAPRYDAERYGMIYRSSPRQTDILLVNGWISKKIRPDLRRLYEMIPNPKWVVAMGECAISGGPWYDSYNCIQGLDQIVPVDVYIPGCPARPDAMIDGFMLLQKKIEAYFRRGNFMED; encoded by the coding sequence ATGGATATGAGCCTTTACCCCCATGCAGTAGCAATGAGTGCTGACGAGTTCATGACATGGTCGGACGCGATCATCAATGACCTGCTCAGCACCGGAACAAAGAAATCAGTGGATAAATTGACGGGTCCCATCTGGGCTTGGGGAATGAAGAACTCCATGCACCCCCTTCACTGGGGACTGGCCTGCTGTGCTCTCGAGATGGCGGCCGCATCCGCGCCCAGGTACGATGCAGAGCGTTACGGTATGATCTACCGTTCATCGCCCAGGCAGACCGATATCCTGCTCGTTAACGGCTGGATTTCGAAGAAGATCCGTCCCGACCTTAGGCGTCTCTACGAGATGATCCCCAACCCCAAGTGGGTCGTGGCAATGGGAGAGTGCGCCATTTCTGGAGGACCTTGGTACGATTCCTACAACTGTATCCAGGGACTTGACCAGATCGTCCCCGTCGACGTGTACATCCCCGGTTGTCCCGCACGTCCCGATGCGATGATCGACGGATTCATGCTCCTTCAGAAGAAGATCGAGGCATACTTCCGCAGAGGAAACTTCATGGAGGACTGA
- the uppS gene encoding di-trans,poly-cis-decaprenylcistransferase, whose product MNGAIPKHIAIIMDGNRRYAEEVLGEPTIKGHTMGRDKLKEVLEWCTDLGISHLTLFAFSTENFKRDPEEVEYIMELMEKSFYEYADSEEVHKRRAGIRVIGDRSLFSPELLKAVEYAEEKTKDYNEVTVYMAVGYGGRQDIAQAVRCIVKKVQKGEITVDDIDEDMISSAISTSDIPDPDLVLRTSGEIRISNFLLWQMAYSELYFTDVYWPGFRYIDFLRAIRTYQQRKRRYGA is encoded by the coding sequence ATGAACGGGGCGATCCCCAAGCATATCGCCATCATCATGGACGGCAACCGCAGATACGCGGAGGAGGTCCTCGGGGAACCCACCATCAAGGGACATACCATGGGCAGGGACAAGCTCAAGGAGGTCCTGGAGTGGTGCACGGATCTGGGGATCAGCCATCTCACTTTGTTCGCATTCTCCACGGAGAACTTCAAGAGGGATCCGGAGGAGGTGGAGTACATCATGGAGTTGATGGAGAAGTCCTTCTACGAGTATGCTGACTCGGAGGAGGTCCATAAGCGCCGCGCAGGTATCAGGGTCATCGGGGACAGGAGCCTTTTCTCCCCGGAACTCCTCAAAGCGGTCGAATACGCGGAGGAGAAGACCAAGGATTACAACGAGGTCACAGTCTACATGGCGGTAGGATACGGCGGAAGGCAGGACATCGCCCAGGCTGTGAGGTGCATCGTGAAGAAGGTCCAGAAAGGTGAGATCACTGTCGACGACATAGACGAGGACATGATATCATCCGCCATCTCTACAAGCGACATACCGGATCCAGACCTCGTGCTGAGGACATCCGGGGAGATCAGGATCTCCAACTTCCTGCTTTGGCAGATGGCTTATTCCGAGTTGTATTTCACGGATGTCTACTGGCCGGGATTCAGGTACATAGACTTCCTGAGGGCCATCAGGACATATCAGCAGCGCAAGAGGCGTTACGGAGCATGA
- a CDS encoding TIGR04190 family B12-binding domain/radical SAM domain protein translates to MSSDIIFMHAPSVYDFRKKPIFYGPVSDVIPSSPVFEMYPIGFMTISSHLEAAGFKTRIVNIAVQMLQSDKFDVEKRISKLNAKVFAIDLHWMPHAHGAIELAKIVKKYHPDALVEFGGLTSSYFYRELIQRPEIDLVMRGDTTEVPTVMMMEALSKGGDLSEVPNLTWKDGNGNVHENLVSYSLQSLDEIKFDYGTMIKCVMRNMDISGALPWFGWDKLPLTSVFTVRGCSINCAECGGSHHANGKVVCRKAPAYRSPEKLAEDMDVIQSYLDTPIFIVGDLRQQSMDYADRFLKECKERRIKNHVVIELFNGGTPEYFKKINDTFDGGWSIEFSPDSHDEQVRLNLGKGYTNEAIEKTLPAAFNNGCSRMDLFYMNGLPYQDRASALYSVESAERLWSLVGRDDGLFIYNAPFAPFVDPGSRIFEEPEKWGYTLRAHTLEDHRKLLDNPSWKHVLSYETKWMTRDDIAEVSYDAALVLAQKEFEAGRIEESVKNDRCQRTEFARELMHKVDEIMKIEDAEERNARLWETKDEGTRMMNSTIANKKDLDWDAGSIWSNAPRVGIGLVRSFFRK, encoded by the coding sequence ATGAGCTCGGACATCATATTCATGCATGCGCCGTCCGTCTATGACTTCCGCAAGAAACCGATATTCTACGGGCCGGTCAGCGATGTTATACCGTCGTCGCCGGTCTTCGAGATGTATCCTATAGGATTCATGACGATCTCCTCCCATCTGGAGGCTGCCGGTTTCAAGACCAGGATCGTCAACATAGCGGTCCAGATGCTCCAAAGCGACAAGTTCGACGTGGAGAAGAGGATCAGCAAGCTCAATGCCAAGGTCTTCGCCATAGACCTCCACTGGATGCCCCATGCTCATGGTGCGATAGAGCTGGCGAAGATCGTCAAGAAATACCATCCCGATGCCCTTGTGGAGTTCGGAGGGCTCACTTCCTCGTACTTCTACAGGGAGCTCATCCAGCGTCCCGAGATTGACCTGGTTATGAGAGGGGACACTACGGAGGTCCCCACTGTGATGATGATGGAGGCCCTCTCGAAGGGAGGCGACCTCTCCGAGGTCCCGAACCTCACATGGAAGGACGGAAACGGGAACGTGCACGAGAACCTGGTCTCATATTCGCTACAGTCCCTTGACGAGATAAAGTTCGATTACGGGACCATGATCAAGTGCGTCATGCGCAACATGGACATCTCCGGAGCCCTGCCATGGTTCGGATGGGACAAGCTCCCCCTGACATCGGTCTTCACCGTCAGGGGTTGCTCCATAAACTGCGCCGAGTGCGGAGGTTCCCATCACGCCAACGGCAAAGTGGTCTGTAGGAAGGCCCCCGCTTACAGGAGCCCTGAGAAACTGGCGGAGGACATGGATGTCATCCAGTCCTATCTGGACACACCCATATTCATCGTGGGCGATTTGAGGCAGCAGAGTATGGATTATGCCGACAGATTCCTCAAGGAATGCAAGGAGAGGCGCATCAAGAACCATGTCGTCATCGAGCTGTTCAACGGCGGAACGCCGGAATACTTCAAGAAGATCAACGACACCTTCGATGGAGGTTGGTCTATCGAATTTTCGCCCGATTCCCATGACGAGCAGGTTCGCCTGAACCTGGGAAAGGGTTACACGAACGAGGCCATAGAGAAGACGCTGCCGGCGGCATTCAACAACGGGTGCAGCAGGATGGACCTGTTCTACATGAACGGACTCCCCTACCAGGACAGAGCATCCGCCCTGTACAGCGTGGAATCGGCAGAGAGGCTGTGGAGCCTGGTAGGCAGGGATGACGGGCTATTCATCTACAATGCACCGTTCGCACCCTTCGTCGATCCCGGGAGCAGAATCTTCGAGGAACCCGAGAAGTGGGGATACACCCTAAGGGCACATACCCTGGAAGATCACAGGAAGCTGTTGGACAACCCCTCTTGGAAACATGTCCTGTCCTATGAGACCAAGTGGATGACCCGCGATGACATAGCAGAAGTGTCCTACGATGCTGCATTGGTGCTTGCCCAGAAGGAGTTCGAGGCAGGCCGTATCGAGGAGAGCGTCAAGAACGACAGATGTCAGAGGACCGAGTTCGCCCGTGAGCTGATGCACAAGGTCGACGAAATCATGAAGATCGAGGATGCCGAGGAGAGGAACGCCCGCCTCTGGGAGACCAAGGACGAGGGTACCCGTATGATGAACTCCACGATAGCTAACAAAAAGGACCTCGACTGGGATGCGGGCTCCATATGGAGCAACGCACCCCGCGTCGGTATCGGTCTGGTAAGGTCGTTTTTCAGAAAGTGA
- a CDS encoding RNA 2'-phosphotransferase has protein sequence MIRECEEHGYFRNERCPYCGEEGKFIMSDFEVEKIGRTLAGILRHGKYNLRMDSQGYVSTRDVLDKIKDLNPRMGWLRIRHLEALVDTDPKGRYSISAGKIRATYGHTIELDIKLDCENIPEELFYPTNEEEVEDLLENGIVPGDRSMVHLSRTFQDAMRAGLVHTEDPIILGIDTDICMDAGYDIGKAARTVYLCRNVPAEALFVADPDEYGSEEEED, from the coding sequence ATGATAAGAGAATGCGAGGAGCACGGATATTTCCGTAACGAACGCTGCCCCTATTGCGGCGAAGAAGGCAAATTCATAATGTCCGATTTCGAGGTTGAGAAGATTGGAAGGACATTGGCAGGAATCCTGAGGCACGGGAAGTACAATCTCAGGATGGACTCCCAGGGATACGTCTCTACCCGCGACGTGCTCGACAAGATCAAGGACCTGAACCCCCGCATGGGATGGCTCAGGATCAGACACCTGGAAGCGCTGGTCGATACCGACCCCAAGGGAAGGTACAGCATCTCCGCCGGTAAGATCAGGGCAACCTACGGCCACACGATTGAGCTCGACATCAAGCTGGACTGTGAGAACATACCCGAGGAGCTCTTCTACCCCACCAACGAGGAGGAGGTCGAGGACCTGCTCGAGAACGGAATCGTACCTGGCGACCGCTCCATGGTCCATCTCTCGAGGACATTCCAGGATGCCATGCGCGCAGGTCTCGTGCACACCGAGGACCCCATAATCCTCGGAATCGACACGGACATCTGTATGGACGCAGGTTACGACATCGGAAAGGCCGCACGCACCGTCTACCTCTGCAGGAACGTTCCCGCCGAGGCACTGTTCGTCGCTGACCCGGACGAGTACGGATCGGAAGAGGAAGAGGACTGA
- the folD gene encoding bifunctional methylenetetrahydrofolate dehydrogenase/methenyltetrahydrofolate cyclohydrolase FolD, whose protein sequence is MTKLILGKDVSAEIYAELRTRIENLKAKGVTPGLAVVLVGDDPASQVYVRKKGEMCEELGMKSVTVRMPADTTQEQLMAKVDELNKDPSIHGFLVQLPLPSHLDEEAVINAIDPKKDVDCFHPSNVGRVLIGNPDFLPATPAGVQQMLIRSGIETSGKHVVVIGRSNIVGKPMAAMMVQKGAGADSTVTIVHSRTKNLPEITRQADILIVAIGKPRFVTAEMVKDGAVVIDVGTNRVDDPTHPKGSRLVGDVDFENVKDKTSAISPVPGGVGPMTICMLMANAVKAAEKASEVKP, encoded by the coding sequence ATGACCAAGCTCATACTAGGGAAGGATGTATCGGCCGAGATCTATGCCGAGCTCAGGACAAGGATAGAAAACCTCAAGGCAAAGGGTGTGACGCCCGGTCTAGCAGTCGTCCTTGTCGGTGACGACCCCGCTTCGCAAGTCTACGTCAGGAAAAAGGGCGAGATGTGCGAGGAGCTTGGGATGAAATCCGTCACGGTGCGCATGCCTGCAGATACTACTCAGGAACAGCTCATGGCGAAGGTGGACGAGCTCAACAAGGATCCATCGATACACGGATTCCTCGTCCAGCTGCCTCTCCCGTCGCATCTTGACGAGGAAGCGGTGATCAACGCCATCGATCCCAAGAAGGATGTGGACTGTTTTCACCCCAGCAACGTCGGACGCGTGCTCATAGGCAACCCGGACTTCCTTCCCGCCACACCGGCAGGGGTCCAGCAGATGCTCATAAGGTCCGGTATCGAGACTTCGGGGAAACATGTCGTGGTCATCGGACGCAGCAATATCGTGGGAAAACCCATGGCCGCGATGATGGTCCAGAAGGGTGCAGGCGCGGATTCAACAGTCACCATCGTACATTCCCGTACCAAGAACCTGCCGGAGATCACTAGGCAGGCCGACATCCTCATAGTCGCCATAGGCAAGCCCCGCTTCGTAACGGCGGAAATGGTGAAGGACGGCGCAGTCGTCATAGACGTGGGGACCAACAGGGTTGATGACCCGACACATCCCAAGGGCAGCAGGCTCGTGGGGGATGTGGATTTCGAGAATGTCAAAGACAAGACATCAGCAATATCGCCGGTCCCCGGAGGAGTGGGTCCGATGACAATTTGTATGCTCATGGCCAACGCGGTCAAAGCGGCCGAGAAGGCTTCGGAAGTGAAACCATGA
- a CDS encoding AMP phosphorylase, whose protein sequence is MKFKIKTVDVRSLEPQILLDEEDCIELGVKENDRVSITGERSAISLVSYADNIVEKGVAIVPKNIVEKTGLNKDGTVNITYAHNPDSVRYIRMKMDGERLSKEQIEAIVRDILDNRLSRIEVSAWLTALYINGMDIDEIADFTMAMANTGDIIKFSRTPVFDFHSLGGVPGNKITPIVISIVAAAGLMIPKTSSRAISSACGTSDFVETFCDVELSSSKLMAISEEVGGVFAWGGSMNLAPVDDMVIKIEHPLGINPRAQMLASIMSKKVAMGSTHLLVDIPTGSGSKVPTLEEAKAYARDLMDLGERIGMHVECAITYADQPIGMAIGPNLEARECISILEGEKHPSSVIEKACECAGIILEMAGVPNGATRAREILDSGEAHKKFLEIVVAQNGRPDLKSSDLKPGDHSFDLKATNPGYVHAIRNKEIVNIAKAAGSPSDKGAGLLIYKKKGQRVEAGDVLMTIYAESDAKLKRAQELAMSNNPFDIEGMLIKRVTEVKPR, encoded by the coding sequence ATGAAGTTCAAGATCAAGACGGTGGACGTCCGCTCTCTGGAGCCCCAGATCCTTTTGGACGAGGAGGACTGCATAGAGCTTGGCGTGAAGGAGAACGACCGTGTGAGCATCACGGGAGAGAGGTCCGCAATATCGTTGGTATCCTATGCAGACAACATAGTCGAGAAGGGAGTGGCGATAGTTCCCAAGAACATAGTCGAGAAGACCGGCCTCAACAAGGACGGCACGGTCAACATAACATACGCCCACAATCCCGATTCGGTAAGATATATCCGTATGAAGATGGACGGCGAGAGGCTCAGCAAGGAGCAGATCGAGGCCATCGTCAGGGACATCTTGGACAACAGACTATCCAGGATAGAGGTGTCCGCATGGCTGACTGCCCTATACATCAACGGTATGGATATCGATGAGATCGCCGATTTCACCATGGCCATGGCCAACACAGGGGACATCATCAAGTTCTCGAGGACGCCGGTGTTCGACTTCCACAGTCTGGGAGGAGTACCGGGTAACAAGATCACACCTATAGTCATCTCCATAGTCGCGGCGGCAGGACTGATGATCCCCAAGACATCATCCCGTGCCATAAGCAGTGCATGCGGGACATCCGATTTCGTGGAGACGTTCTGCGACGTGGAGCTCTCGTCAAGCAAACTGATGGCGATATCCGAGGAGGTCGGAGGTGTGTTCGCATGGGGAGGATCCATGAATCTGGCCCCCGTGGACGATATGGTAATCAAGATAGAGCACCCTCTGGGAATAAACCCGAGGGCGCAGATGCTGGCCTCGATCATGAGCAAGAAGGTCGCCATGGGTTCCACGCACCTGTTGGTTGACATCCCGACCGGTTCTGGTTCAAAGGTACCCACATTGGAGGAGGCCAAGGCATACGCCCGCGACCTGATGGATCTGGGCGAGAGGATCGGAATGCACGTGGAGTGCGCCATCACATACGCTGATCAACCCATCGGAATGGCCATCGGACCCAATCTCGAGGCCAGGGAATGCATCTCCATACTGGAGGGGGAGAAGCACCCGTCCAGTGTCATCGAGAAGGCATGCGAGTGCGCAGGGATCATCCTCGAGATGGCAGGCGTCCCCAACGGGGCGACCAGAGCAAGGGAGATCCTGGATTCGGGAGAGGCCCACAAGAAGTTCCTGGAGATAGTGGTGGCCCAGAACGGAAGGCCCGATCTCAAGTCATCCGACCTGAAGCCCGGAGACCACTCGTTCGATCTGAAGGCCACGAACCCCGGATATGTCCATGCCATCCGCAACAAGGAGATAGTCAACATTGCGAAGGCTGCAGGATCGCCTTCCGACAAGGGCGCCGGACTCTTGATCTACAAGAAGAAGGGCCAGAGGGTGGAGGCCGGCGATGTGCTGATGACGATATACGCCGAGAGCGATGCGAAACTCAAGCGTGCTCAGGAACTGGCGATGAGCAATAACCCGTTCGACATCGAGGGAATGCTGATCAAGAGAGTCACGGAGGTCAAACCCAGATGA
- a CDS encoding chitin deacetylase, which translates to MTRRLIFTVDLDRDVNIEVDGSRAAGSIDRGQGTAPRFESAEKGLEILLDILHNYGIKATFFVEGHTAEVLDCSVLADHCVGFHGYDHEDMTKLGPDDLREVMEKGYSAVKDNLKAPTCFRAPFMQMSDQVYGELGRLGIKHDSSVYADPGKRPYEVSGVTEHPVAKGKDLRGKNIAAYLWPMHEGKREPSDYLSLARSVGDGDLVLGTHSWHMVESRDKGIMTWAEMEHNKKAVEQTLKLIIDEGFEPATIIE; encoded by the coding sequence ATGACCCGCAGGCTCATATTCACAGTGGATCTGGACCGTGATGTTAACATCGAGGTCGACGGTTCAAGGGCCGCAGGCTCCATTGACCGCGGGCAGGGGACCGCCCCCAGGTTCGAATCCGCCGAGAAGGGTCTGGAGATTCTATTGGATATACTGCATAATTACGGTATCAAGGCCACATTCTTCGTGGAAGGCCATACCGCCGAGGTCCTGGACTGTTCTGTATTGGCCGACCACTGCGTCGGATTCCACGGCTACGACCATGAGGATATGACAAAACTCGGACCGGACGACCTCAGAGAGGTCATGGAAAAGGGGTATTCCGCAGTGAAGGACAACCTGAAGGCACCGACGTGCTTCCGCGCACCATTCATGCAGATGTCCGACCAGGTATACGGAGAGCTGGGGAGGCTGGGAATAAAGCACGATTCATCGGTTTATGCCGATCCCGGTAAGAGGCCCTATGAGGTGTCTGGAGTGACGGAGCATCCAGTCGCGAAGGGCAAGGATCTCAGAGGGAAGAACATTGCAGCATATCTTTGGCCTATGCACGAGGGTAAGAGGGAACCTTCCGACTACCTTTCCCTTGCAAGGTCAGTCGGCGACGGCGATCTGGTGCTGGGCACACATTCATGGCATATGGTGGAATCCCGTGACAAAGGGATCATGACCTGGGCGGAGATGGAGCACAACAAGAAGGCCGTCGAGCAGACTCTCAAACTGATCATCGACGAGGGATTCGAACCCGCGACGATCATTGAGTGA